Proteins from a single region of Paraglaciecola sp. T6c:
- a CDS encoding DUF2891 domain-containing protein produces MKIKAMSLSIAMYCGIAFAAQNDQIIAPSEDQVTDRFAELALECVHKEYPNIIKHMMTSKDDVKTPKALYPAFYGCFDWHSSVHGHWLLTRIASQYPDSAHYQDIMTSLSQSFSQANIQGELAYFNREGTGTSFERPYGLAWFLQLTTELREWDDPQAKKWLATLGPLEDKIVANVSDWLPKLSFPIRVGEHSQTAFAFGLMLDWSETANNSAFNQLLKSTVSRLYANDVNCPLAYEPSGQDFLSPCIAEADLMRRILPPSEYATWLTSFLPSIPKNGDSHWISVATVTDKSDGKLAHLDGLNLSRAWMLEGIASALPADDKRVAAIQSAAQKHQQAGINSVIHDMHYMGSHWLGSFATYLTTERGLR; encoded by the coding sequence ATGAAAATCAAAGCCATGAGTTTGTCCATTGCGATGTACTGCGGCATCGCCTTCGCAGCACAAAATGACCAAATAATAGCACCGAGCGAGGACCAAGTGACCGATCGTTTTGCCGAACTTGCCCTTGAATGTGTGCACAAAGAATACCCCAACATCATTAAGCACATGATGACGAGCAAAGACGACGTCAAAACGCCCAAAGCGTTGTACCCTGCTTTTTACGGGTGTTTCGATTGGCATTCATCTGTACATGGCCATTGGTTGCTGACACGTATTGCCAGTCAGTACCCAGACTCAGCGCATTATCAGGATATAATGACAAGTTTGAGTCAAAGCTTTAGCCAAGCCAATATTCAGGGTGAGCTGGCTTATTTTAATCGTGAAGGCACAGGCACCAGTTTTGAGCGCCCTTATGGCTTGGCGTGGTTCTTACAGCTAACCACTGAATTACGTGAGTGGGACGACCCGCAAGCGAAAAAATGGCTAGCAACGCTTGGGCCACTGGAAGATAAAATCGTCGCGAACGTCAGCGACTGGCTACCCAAATTGTCATTTCCGATCCGTGTGGGCGAGCACAGCCAAACCGCGTTTGCCTTTGGTCTAATGTTAGACTGGAGTGAAACAGCGAACAATAGCGCCTTTAATCAACTGCTTAAAAGCACCGTAAGCCGTTTATACGCCAATGATGTTAATTGCCCATTAGCATATGAACCATCGGGCCAAGATTTCTTATCACCCTGCATTGCGGAGGCCGATTTAATGCGCCGCATTTTACCGCCCAGCGAATATGCGACTTGGTTAACATCATTTTTGCCGTCGATCCCCAAAAATGGAGACAGCCACTGGATAAGCGTAGCCACTGTCACAGATAAAAGTGACGGTAAACTCGCCCATCTGGATGGCCTAAACCTGAGCCGAGCGTGGATGCTAGAGGGAATTGCATCGGCGCTGCCAGCAGACGATAAACGAGTAGCCGCTATCCAAAGTGCAGCTCAGAAGCATCAGCAAGCCGGCATAAATTCGGTGATCCACGATATGCACTATATGGGCAGTCACTGGTTGGGCAGCTTTGCGACGTACTTAACGACCGAGCGAGGGTTGCGTTAA
- a CDS encoding HPP family protein: MHFVVQAQLLTMHSSIMIIASMGASAVLLFAVPHGALSQPWAVIGGHLISAVLAITSVKFLGHGSWVAAFAVGGAIGAMYYLRCIHPPGGATALTIVVGGADINALGYDFLWLPLGLNLIVIMLITLAFNGLFDWRRYPVHLSHKLKRGASTPSAEREHELTQEDFAAAMQELDSYVDITPDGLTDLLELAKKHAEKNTTHPSRIIAGRIYSNGKLGRLWSIRQVVDAAPANTHASKDKVIYKVLAGDGGYETHMCLRREFHTWARFEVEKHNQQWVKVEE, translated from the coding sequence TGGGGGCAAGCGCCGTCTTGCTATTTGCTGTGCCTCACGGGGCGCTTTCGCAGCCGTGGGCTGTTATCGGTGGGCACCTCATTTCAGCTGTGCTGGCGATAACCAGCGTAAAGTTTCTAGGGCATGGGTCTTGGGTTGCCGCTTTTGCTGTGGGCGGCGCAATAGGAGCTATGTATTACTTACGTTGCATTCATCCCCCTGGCGGAGCAACTGCGCTTACAATCGTGGTTGGCGGGGCAGACATCAACGCCTTGGGGTATGATTTTTTATGGTTGCCATTGGGGCTGAACCTAATCGTCATCATGCTTATTACATTGGCGTTTAATGGTTTATTTGATTGGCGACGTTATCCGGTGCACCTTTCTCACAAGCTAAAAAGAGGCGCTAGTACCCCATCGGCCGAGCGGGAGCATGAATTAACCCAAGAAGATTTTGCCGCTGCTATGCAAGAGTTAGATTCATACGTGGATATCACCCCAGATGGCTTGACGGACTTATTGGAGTTAGCCAAAAAGCATGCTGAAAAAAATACCACGCATCCATCCCGTATTATCGCGGGGCGGATATACAGTAATGGCAAATTGGGGCGATTGTGGAGTATTCGCCAGGTCGTTGATGCAGCACCGGCAAACACTCATGCCAGTAAAGACAAGGTAATATACAAAGTGTTAGCTGGTGATGGTGGTTATGAAACACATATGTGTTTACGCCGCGAGTTTCACACATGGGCGCGTTTTGAAGTGGAAAAACATAATCAGCAATGGGTGAAAGTAGAGGAATAA